DNA sequence from the Nocardioides jiangxiensis genome:
GGGATGGGCAGCCCGCCCAGGCCACCGCCGCCCAGCCCCCCTCCGAAGCCGCCCCCGCCGCCGCTCGAACCAGACGCCTGGCCGCCGCTGATGTCTGCCTTGGGGTTGAACCGCATCACGGGTTCCTTCCGATGGGGGAGTACCGAGCTTCCGCCCGTACACTAGGCGCCCGAGATGATCACTTGCCAGAACCTCGAGGTCCGTGCCGGCTCGCGCCTCCTCATGGAGAACGTTTCGTTCCGCGTCGCAGCCGGCGACAAGGTGGGCCTCGTCGGGCGCAACGGTGCCGGCAAGACGACGCTGACCAAGATCCTCGCGGGCGACAACCAGCCTGCCGCGGGCACCGTGACGGTGAGCGGCGAGCTCGGCTACCTGCCGCAGGACCCGCGGTCGGGGGACCCGGAGCAGATCGCCCGGGACCGGATCCTGTCCGCGCGCGCTCTGGACGACGTCGTACGCCGACTGCGTGCGGCCGAGGTCGAGATGGCCTCCGAGGACCCCGAGGTCGCGGCCCGCGGGATGAAGCGCTGGTCCCGCGCCGACGACGAGATGCACGCCGCCGGTGGCTACGCCGCCGAGTCCGAGGCGGCGCAGATCGCGGCCAGCCTGGGCATCGAGGAGCGGATCCTCGGCCAGGAGCTGAAGACCCTCTCCGGCGGCCAGCGCCGCCGCATCGAGCTCGCCCGGATCCTCTTCTCCCAGGCGGAGACCCTGATCCTCGACGAGCCGACCAACCACCTCGACGCCGACTCGATCGTGTGGCTGCGTGGCTTCCTGCAGCAGTACAAGGGTGGCGTCATCCTGATCAGCCACGACACCGAGCTGCTCGACGCGACGATCAACAAGGTCTTCCACCTCGACGCCAACCGCGCGGTCATCGACATCTACAACGTCGGCTGGCAGCCCTACCTGAAGCAGCGCCAGACCGACGAGGCCCGCCGCAAGCGCGAGCGCCTCAACGCCGAGAACAAGGTCAAGACGCTCACCGACCAGGCCAACCGGATGAAGGCCCGCGCCTCCGGCGCCTCGGCCGCGCAGTCGATGCTCAAGCGCGCCGAGCGCATCTCCTCGGGCATCGAGGGCGAGCGCCAGTCCGACAAGGTCGCCGCGATCAAGTTCCCCTCACCGCAGCCGTGTGGCAAGACGCCGCTCATGGCCGAGGACCTCTCCAAGTCCTACGGCGCGCTGGAGATCTTCACCTCGGTCGACCTCGCGATCGACAAGGGCTCGCGCGTGGTCATCCTCGGCCTCAACGGCGCGGGCAAGACCACCATGCTGCGCATGCTCGCGGGCGTCACCGAGCCCGACACCGGACGCCTGATCCCCGGCCACGGCCTCAAGATCGGCTACTTCGCGCAGGAGCACGAGACGCTCGACACGAGCAAGACGGTGCTGCAGAACATGCAGTACGCCGCCCCGCAGCTCACCGACTCCGAGGCACGCTCGGTGCTCGGCTCGTTCCTCTTCAGCGGCGATGACGCGCACAAGCCCGCCGGCGTGCTGAGCGGTGGCGAGAAGACCCGCCTCGCGCTGGCCTCGCTCGTCGTCTCGTCCGCCAACGTGCTGCTCCTGGACGAGCCGACCAACAACCTCGACCCGGCGTCGCGTGAGGAAGTCCTGGCGGCGATCCGGCGTTACGAGGGCGCGATCGTCCTCGTCACGCACGACGAAGGCGCCGTCCACGCCCTCGAGCCGGACCGGGTGCTGCTGCTCCCCGACGGCGACGAGGACCTGTGGAGCGACGACTACGCCGACCTGGTCTCGCTCGCCTGATCCCGGCGCCCTCGCCGGCCTGAACCACCTGGAGGTCTCCGCATGAGCGGTATGCAGGGCATGGCCCCGATGATGCGGAACCTCCGCACGGACCGGTCGATCCTCGAGAGGAAGCTGGCGCGCGACACCTTGCGCCGGGTGCTCGGCTTCGCCCGTCCGCACCGCCGGCTGATCACGGCGTTCCTGGTGCTGACGATCAT
Encoded proteins:
- a CDS encoding ABC-F family ATP-binding cassette domain-containing protein, with protein sequence MITCQNLEVRAGSRLLMENVSFRVAAGDKVGLVGRNGAGKTTLTKILAGDNQPAAGTVTVSGELGYLPQDPRSGDPEQIARDRILSARALDDVVRRLRAAEVEMASEDPEVAARGMKRWSRADDEMHAAGGYAAESEAAQIAASLGIEERILGQELKTLSGGQRRRIELARILFSQAETLILDEPTNHLDADSIVWLRGFLQQYKGGVILISHDTELLDATINKVFHLDANRAVIDIYNVGWQPYLKQRQTDEARRKRERLNAENKVKTLTDQANRMKARASGASAAQSMLKRAERISSGIEGERQSDKVAAIKFPSPQPCGKTPLMAEDLSKSYGALEIFTSVDLAIDKGSRVVILGLNGAGKTTMLRMLAGVTEPDTGRLIPGHGLKIGYFAQEHETLDTSKTVLQNMQYAAPQLTDSEARSVLGSFLFSGDDAHKPAGVLSGGEKTRLALASLVVSSANVLLLDEPTNNLDPASREEVLAAIRRYEGAIVLVTHDEGAVHALEPDRVLLLPDGDEDLWSDDYADLVSLA